The genomic interval GAGAGGCACTGCAGGGAAGTAGGGAGGGCAAGAACAAAGACTTgtgagaaacaaggaaaataagggCTTTAGCAGATGTTTGTGGGTTGAGTAGGAGGACAAGGTTCGTCCTGggactggggctggggctgggctgaaAGTCCCTGCCCAAAGCTGGGCTGATGGAGAAGTGTCCACCTTGCATGTGTACCAAAGCCTGGGAGAAGGGGCCTGCCCACGGTGTGGGATggctgggctgtgctcagccatGCCCCAGGAGCTGACCTTGCTCTCTTCCTCCCCGGCACTACCCACACGGGGCAGACCCTCAGGAAACACTCCTGAGCTTGGAGATGCACCAACCTGCTGCGGTGAGGTGCCAGTACTGCAGGGAAAGAGGGGAGGGTTGGAGAGACATGTGGGACCTGCGGGCAAGAGTGGTGTGTGCAGAGCATGCAGGGACATCTGCAGGGGCAGTGTGAGCCCAGGAGACAGCAGTGAATGCAGCCCACAGAGCGTGAGCCTGTCCGAGGTAGACTGACCAGAGCTCAATTGCTCAATCTGCTGTgaacaggcagaggagagctctgcagccccagggcactCCCCAGAGTGCTCCTGTGCCCTGGGCACCACGGCCACCTCCCTCTGCAGAGCAACACCGCTGCCTGGgtctggggctgggagggcagtTCCCCTGAGTGTCTTCTAGGCCAGCTTCAGCACATGGCTTCTGGACGTGAGCATGATCCTCTCGGTGCACAATGAGCTGAGAGACCACCAAAAGGTACAGAGCTTGGACATTGCCTGCAAGGTCCCTCCTGCCCTAGCACCTCCCAGGACTGGCACGGAACTGGCTCCCATGCATCAGAGAGTCTGGGAGCCCAGCAGTATTGCCACAGGCTTGAAGGATCACAACCAGATAATTTCTACCTGGGCAGGTCCTAGGCCAAAAGGGGGGTGTTTTGTAAGTGTGGTATTATGAGGTCAGTGATGCCTCAGAAAGTCCTGCAGAAAGTGAATGGCTGTTAAACGGCCTCTGAGCTAGCTTCTTTGAGAAATAACTGACAGCTCATCCCTTGATTCCTGGCTGGGATCTGTGCCATTAGGCTCACATCTGCGGAAGTACCTGAAAGGCAAGCTGAAGGCATTTGCTGTGCATGTAGTTTGTGAGATCCGCTCTTTGTAGGTACCTGATAGGCCCCATAAAGGAAGAGGTCTTTGATAGGGCTTGTCATGTCAGAGGTGTCAGCTTTTGCCTGAAGTCATCCTTCAGgactgctttccattttctacACAGAGGGGGCCACTGCCTCCAAGATGCCCGGGGCAAACTGAACCATGCATGAGGGCCTGGAAGAAGGTACCCTGGGTGCATAGGAGCCATTCTATATCCAAAAGTTGGAGGCAGGAAACCAATTTTTGGGATGGTACAAGAGCTGCTGGGCACATTGTTCAGGGTGGTCCTACAGCCTTTGTGTTCTTTTCCATCCTGGTTTAGGTGCTGTGTCTGCCTCAAGAATGGAGTACccaacagaggtgagacagaTACGCTGAGATCATGAATGTCATAAGAATCCTGCTCCCCAAAAGATGACTGATATGGGGAGGTCAGGTGAAGGCTGGACAGGAGAGATGTGAGATTTGGGGTAGGGAAGAGGAGCTTGGCCAGCAGAAATTTACAAATTTGAAAAGGTAAGATGGTTCAGGTAATGTAGATCCTGCTGTAAAATTGCTGTAAAATAGTCATGTGAAGCCCTTCCCCTATTTTAACCTGTAATCTTTATCCCTAAACCTAAATGCTACTCCACACCATGACAGGAATCCACTACTCTTATGCCTGACCTCAAGGTGTCCCTTGAAGCCAAAATTTAGCCCATAGCCCTTTGCCATAATCCTTACTCTCTTGTTCACCCTGATCCTTACACTTAACACTAGCATTAAAATGCTCTATTTAACCCTAGTAAAATGCTTGAGAGACctaaacaaaaccacaaaacttgTCCATACCCTAAATAGATGTGATATCCACAGAAGAATACCAAAACCTTCCCATTAAAGGAGAGTCCTAGTCTCTAATAATATACATGAACACCTAACACCCAAAACCCCTGTTCCTGTGCATTAACCTCCTCACATTCAGCCCCACTACTAAGCCTTAACTTTAGGCCCTTCACCCcttggggcagggcaggaacGTGAGGTTGCTCTGCACTCATGGCATTCAAAGATGAATGTGAGTGGCCATGGATCTGATCAGCTTGTGTGCCACAAGGAGGAGATGAGTGGGAATTCTCTgatgagctcagctctgcctcaggatctcCTGCACCAGCAGaaggaatgtgactgtggccGTGACTGTGAAgtcacttctgtctctgcatttgatagggcagcagcaggaatgtgtcacagaaagggactgtgaggtcacttctgtctgtAGGTGGCAGGTCACCCTTGACTTAGacctgggatctgtacttttgggctgacatctgccagtggccctgctaggccagcagaaggcacctggttggcatgctgactgtgggatcccctctgcctaCATACCCAGGAGGACCCacacagaaagaaggccccagtatgggTTGTCCTGTGCCTTCTGCTTGAGTCCATaactggacagcaggaggcacaaggcttgggtgtgtctagccaagaagctgcaaggccagcagcaggcccatgccctggaagatgctggtgaggtgatTTCTATCTAGCTGGCTGACGGGACACAAGAAGGCTGATGGTTTGGGATACCTACTTtaggagtggtttccaccctgatggagctttctttggtagtaggaaagagcaggagagaaaaaactgCCACAAAGTGCACTTTGGAATGTTGGTACTGGCCACGAGGAGGAAGTGTCCCTCaaagggcaacaaagatggtgaagggcctagaggggaagacatatgaagaGCAGTTTtggtcactgggcctgttcagcctggagaagaggaggctgaggggggacctcattgcagcctacAACTTCCgcgcgagggggagtggagaggcacgcaacctattctccataaacatcagtgataggacccactGGAACAGTGTTAAattgaggcaggggaagtttaggctggatatcaggaggaggttcttcaccaacagggtggttgtgcactggaacaggctccccagtgaagtagtaaCTTCAtcgagcctgtctgaatttaagaagagattgggCTGTGCACATAGTTACATaagtctaaacttttgggtagacctgtgtggtgtgaGAGTTGGacttatgggtcccttccaactcgggatattctatgattctatgattcaaagTGTTGTGCTGTGGTGTCTGAGGTCATCCAAAGAGTGTCTTTGATCAGACCGTAGCTTTGTGTTTGAAGGAACAGCTGGTGAGGGGTGATGAGACATTGGTGCAATGATGGaaatgctgggatgagagcaaggtggtgaaCAGAGACAGGTGTCGGCAGTCCTCAAAGAAATAGGTGAAAGTCATCAAAATCAACAAAGTGCTCTGCTGGGCACTGCCCAGTCCAGCCCAGaccctgcccacctctccccaccttcctgccttctccccagcccagcccagcagcccagaCTGGGCTGGCCCCAGGGCAGTGCCCACCGCAGGCTGCTGTAGGGCTCTGGGCACAgccaccacagccccagccccttgcaAGGCACCGCAGCTGCTGGGACAAAGGTGGCTCTgggcctccccagcagcccccagggtaGGGCCATCTCAGGAAATGGAGGCctgagaagctgcagcagccctggtcTCTTGCCTGCGAGATCCCCAGCCCAGAGTGTCTTTGCCCGTCAGTaccagccccgctccccaggCCAGCACAAGAGGCCTGGCccaagcacagagcagctccacATTCCTCTCCAGGATGCTGTTTGCCATCAGACCCAGCACTAGTGGGACAGTCCCAGGCCAGTTAAAGTACAGTTACTTTTTGCTGGGCCATGTGTCATCAAGGCAGCAGTTCCCTGGCCAGTCTTTAGTCCTTCAGTTATTATCTGGAGCTCTGATTGAATGTCagcacagaaaagtaaaaaccaTTTCAGGGAGCAGCTACTTGATTGTATTCCTGACATCATATTTCGAAGACGGGTGCAGAGATGCATCAGAGATGCCACTGTACAAACAGCAGGACTGTCACCCCAAGAGAACCTGAGGGCTAAGAGAAATGGAAGGGTGTAAGCAGAGAGTGTGGAagtgaaacaagaaaagaacaggtcctgctgcaggccatggccatggctccagggaagcagcagccctgacCCAAAGGCAACAGAGAGGCAGAGCCCAACAGGCAGTGAGGGGCAGCCCCGAGGGACACCAAGGTTGCTCCTCCATGTGGCAGCTGGGCTCTTGGCCCTGAGCCCCTTCGGCATGCTAGGGCTGCTCCGACAGCTCCAGAGGAGATGGGAATAGAATGCAGCTGAGACCAGTGTATATCTGATGGCTTCCTTGTTGtctttatttacagagaaaCCTCCATAGTTTCCTCATTGCATTCTTCAGCTGTgggttcctcatgctgtagatgaggggattcactgctggaggcaccaccgagtACAGAACTGCAACCACcaggtccagggatggggaggggacagagggggACTTCAAGTAGGCAAACATGGCTGTGCTGATAAGCAGCAagaccacggccaggtgagggaggcatgtggaaaaggctttgtgccggccctgctcagagggcatcctcagcacggCCCTGAAAATCTGAACATAcgagaaaacaatgaaaacaaaacaaccaaatactaaagaaaaactgaacacaagTAACTCAACTTCCCTGCGGTAGGCATCTGaacaggagagcttgaggatctgggggatttcacagaagaactggtccacagcgttgccttggcagaggggcagggaaaatgtattggccgTATGCAGGACAGAAtagagaaagccactgccccaggcagctgctgccatctgggcacaagctctgctgcccagcaggctcccatagtgcaggggcttgcagatggcaacatAGCGGTCATAGGCCATGACAGTGAGAAGGGAATACTCTGAACcaaaaaagaagatgaaaaagaggACTTGTGCAGCACATCCttgataggagatggccctgCTATCCCACAAggaattggccatggctttagggagagtggtggagatgcagcccaagtcgaggagggcgaggttgaggaggaagaagtacatgggggtgtggaggcagTGGTCGCAGGCTATGgcggtgaggatgaggccgttgcccaggaaggcagccaggtagatgcccaggaagagcgcgaagtgcaggagctgcagctcccgtgtgtctgcgaatgccagcaggaggaactcacTCACAGAGCTGTGGTTGGGCATTTGCTGACTTTGGACATGGGTTTctttgaagaggagaaaaaaacatagaaCAAACTTCAATGAGGAAAACCTATTGCATGTCTTACCCCACAGACAAGCCTCTCTCTTTGCAGGAgaagctttctgcagctctcttgCTTGAGCTCTGGCTGGTGCTGGCTGAAGGTGGAACTGGAagcaggggctgctgtgggCTCCAGAGCAGTCCTTCCTGCTATGCAAcaggagggaagcaggaaaCTCAAGTCCAGTCCACTTGTCTTATCCATGAGCTTTGCAGTGTTGTTGCAAACAACTCATCTGAATGCAGAGCATAGCTGTaggaattttgtttgctttgctttattccAGTTGCCCTTGTAATTCTTAGAAGACGTACTGGATGGTTGAACACCCAGACATTTCCTGTGCACTCCTGGTGAAGCCTTGTGTGTGCCAGGAGGCAAAGGGACTGTTCCTTGGTGAAgactgagcagagcagctctgcccaccaGTCCTGTTGTCAGCTGACCTGTGCTACCCCTCTTTGAGCTGCAGGACTATCCCAGTCAGGTGTCTCCCTGAGAAAAAACTGGAGacagctgagagcagagaagCCCCATTACAAGTGCAGCTGGACAGCATCATTAGGTTGTCTCCGGCTGAAGCTCACAACCAGAATGAGCTGGGGAGATTGTCCTTGtctgggctctgcctgctgtgctggccATGCCTGCTCCACAGCcaatgggctgcagggggagaggaggccAGGGAGGGGCTACTCTAGGGGAAGGCATCTGCACTGCAGGGCATGGCCGCAAGGTACCTGAATCCCCCCTGCCACAGCGTTTCTGGCAACAGCTCCTTCTGGCCACCTGCccctctctctgctgcctgcagctgtccctgccgggagctgctgctctgtgcccacTTCTTCTTTCCCCCTGCCTGTGCTCACAGACCCCATCCCACGCGGCTGTGCtcagtgctgccctgcagcaccctgccacCAACAGGGCCCTGCCAAGAGGTACCTCCATGGCTGCAGGAGCTACAGGGCAGCTGACAGAGAGCCCGGAATGGCCATCCAGGGCAGGGTGTTCTGGGCTGACCAGGGGCACCTGGCTTAGGGCACTCCAAGGGGCTCCTGCCAGACTTCCTCACCTCGCAGTGCAATCCAGCAGGACTCTCAAAGCCTACTACATTGCCCACTTCCAGAAACAAGACCCAGAAAGAGACCATTCCAGGACCTGCAGCTGCatggccctgcagccagagacttacCTTGTCAAGGGCTGTGCTGATTTCTCCTGCAGtcagctctcagcatcctcccacTCCCAACTGCCTCCagcctttctctccttctctcccctaTCCGTGTCACCTGCGGTCAGagcccccagcactgctgtgctgtgcagaggagctgctcctgggcagagctgtctctctgcaccAGGGCCCTCTTGACAGGAGTTCTCTCTGtcccaggagcccagcccagctcagcagcagaggcattGTAACGACCCCTCTGGTGGCTTTGGTGATGAGCCCACAAcactgaggcacagagagcaAATTGGAGAAATCTCTCAAGAAATCCAAGTTTGCTAGAGTGTCCCCCTGAGGGGCACCACTGACATAGCCTCCCTTGGAGCTTGTTAGAGCAGAACATTGGAGGCAGTGAGGACAAGCAGAAAAAGGCAATGTGAAGGTGACACCAATGAACTGAAAAACAGGCTTTGACCCCTGCCCCCTGGGAAGGGAGatcctttctcttcctgagGCAGTAGGAGATGGGGATGTGCAAGGCCAAGTGCAGGAGAATGGCACAACCCCTTCCTGGTTCATGGGTGGTGGTGAGGAGACAATGAGACCCTGGTGCTTTAACGATAAGCTTTCTCCTCATAGGCCTCACTGTCAGAGACAACAGCCATAGCCATGGACACAAAGACCTCAGTCTTTGTCCTCAGGGACTTTCAGCCTTTCCAATGTCCTTGCTCCTCTCCACGCCGGGCTGTCCTGGGACTCACAGACCTGCACCTCTTTCCCTGCTGACTGTAGACCCGTCTGTGTGGTGCCACACTGGATCTGAGCTGTGTACAGTAACTTACATCTTCTTGGTGGCCATGCCCCTCGTAAGGCAGCTCTGGAGGAAGCTGGCCTGGTTCCTGGTGAGCAGGCACTATAGCTCATATGGCATCCCTCGTGGGGCCCaggccttcctcctcctggccaCTGCTCACTCAGCAGGGTCCCAGTCTGCCCTGATGTGTGGGGTTACTCTTCCTCTGGTGCAGGACTGGGACTCTTCTCCTTGAAAATGTCAAGAGGTTTCTGTAGGCAAAATCCTGCAGTTTCTCAAGGTTCTCCTGGACTGATGCTCCATTCTGTCAGCTGTTAACTTCTGCAGGAAGATGGCTCACCCTGATTGTGCTGTCTCTCACAAGATGATAAACAGGAGTTGCAGGACAGTTTGGACAATACAGGAGTAAGCAGTTGAATGGAATTGCAGCATAGACTCAGAGAAGGGTAGGGGATGGAAGGCTGTTGGGTTTcaccttttctgtgctttttttccatccattctttcattttgtgtggAGCTCAGTCCTCCATGTCTCAAAGCTgggcagggacaaaatcagaaaggccaaatcCTAACTGGAGCTCTATCTGACTATTACTGTCAAAGagattatattatatatatatatatacatatacacacacacacctaacaGGAGCATTAAGGAGCATCTCCATCCTGtattggatgtggggggaaagaCAGTAACATAGAAACATAGAAGacatgaggaaaaggctgagatacttaattccttctttgcctcagtttttaGCAGAAACATCAGTTGTTCCCCTGGTACTCAGCCTCCAGAGCTGGTAGATAGGTACAGGGAGCAGAACGAAGCCTTcataatccatgaggaaataGAGACCTGCTACTCCACTGATGTACACACATCTATGGGACCAGATGGGATCCACGTGTCActactgagggagctggcagaatCACTTGCCAAGCTGCTTTCTATCACTgatcagcagtcctggctatcatGGGCGGTTGCGGTCCACTGGTGACTAGGAAATATGACGTCTGTCTACaggaagggctggaaggaggagTCGGGGAACTATGGATCTGTTATTCCGTCTACAGTGTTGGaaaagctcatggagcagattatcctGAGTACCATCACACAACATTTAAAGGACAATCAGGTGATCAGGCCAATTCAGCAGGCGGTTATCAAAGAaaggtcctgcttgacaaatcTGATTTCTTTCTAAGACAAGGACAGTGGACGAGGGAatggctgtggatgtggtctacctgGACATCCGTAAGGCTTTCGCCACCGTTTCTCACAGCATTCTCCCAGAGAAACTGCCTGCTCAAGGCTTGGGCGTGCGTATGCTTACCATCACATACCGCATGTTCATGGGGAACCCGGTGCTAAATCATTTGTAAACGACCTGATTCTGGGTCAGGGTTTCGTACGTAGCAGAATAGCTCCCTTGCTGCCATCTATTGAGAGTCAGCCCTCGACACAAGCTTTTGTCCTTTGCTGCCGCCTTCGCCGCCGCCCTGGCGCGGGCCGGGCCGAGGAGGCGCGAGCGGAGCGGGAAAGGAAAGGGGGTGCGGTTGTCGCGCGGGCGCGCGCCGGCACTCCGTCCGTTCGTTCGTTCCCCCgtcgggggagggggggggacacactcgcttttctccctcttttcccgGGGGATCGGCGACGGCGGGCATtgagaagagggaaagaggcGCGGAAAGGCCCGCGCGGCCCCACTTCCCCGCGCCGCGCGGCGCGGGAGGGGTCGCTCTCCCGTCTCCTTCCCcgtttttttcctccccctcccccttcccgGGTCCGGGTTGACCTGGCGGCTCCGGCCGTTCGGACGCACCCCTCCCCCACGCCGGTTCCGCGCTGGCGTGGTGGATAGACCTGGCGACCTCTGGGGAGCCGGAGGGACGGCAAGCCGGGCGCCTAAGACTCGGCGGCCGATCGGCACGGGACGTGGTGGGCAGCGGGTAGACCTGGCGGCCGTCGGAGCGAGGCGCGCGTCTACATCCTCGTGCGTTCCGTGTACAGCCAGCACCGAGGATCGCCCACTCACCACTTCAGCTCATCACCTTGACGACAGGCTAGACCTGGCGGCTCGAGGCttgaggcggggggggggggggaaacccGGAGACGTCAAGAGGATGAGGTAGAGCTGGCAGCCATCAGCTACTGAGATAGGGAAGATGCTGAAACTTATCCGAATTAGTATTTAGCTACATATATGGTAAAATATCCTAATTACTGGGAATGTAGATAAGAACCTAAGAATATCCTAATTACAGGGGAAGTAGATGAGAATCTGATGAGAAGCAGATGTAAAAGGGAGGTATCGTTCCAGGCCAACAGATGAGAGAAGGATAAACAACTTGTTGGCAGGAAACAAGGCAAAGATAACCAAAAACTTGTAAATACTGTCCAACAGAAGGTCAAAGTCcagagaggtaaaaaaaaagtttaacctcctcttcctcgtTGCCTTCATCCTgaaagacccctgcccacaacCACCAGGCTACATTGCGCAGGCACAATGGGAAGGAGCTAAGGGCGGGGAGTATGGAAATGAGTACTTGGAAAAGGTCCGCCTTTTCggggaaaataatgaatatgtattagagCTCATGTAATATGTAACAGTATTCATGTATAAAATTGTGAGAGATGACCGGGCAGGCACGCACTTTTTGAGGGAAGCAACTTTTGAGGAGGCAAGGCAATGTCCTCCCGCCCACCTGCCCACCCACCTTCTGCATCCCAGATGGGGCCCGGGGAAAAAAGGCCGGAGCCTGGCACGAGCTCCTCGCTGTGCTCCCTCCCGCATGATCTAGCTCCCTCCCCACTGGCCAGAGAGGGGCTCGGTGGGAGCCTGACGACCAGCCAGGTTTAAGCTCTCTCCCCGGAATAATGCGTACCCCTCTCGCCTACGTGTGGCGCCAGCTTCCCGATGACCAGAGCAGCTGTTGGCGAGCTAGGAGTACCGCCCCTCCCGCTGCCCCCTCCGTCCTTTGCACCCAACTCCTTGGCGGGGCTGCGGTGcagtgggcagggaggggagccGGCATCGTTCGAGAAGGCGAGGGTGCGGACGCGGCCCCTGGCTGCCTCGGGCCGCCGTTTGCTCTGCCATCAGGGGCTCTTGCTTGCCACCTGTGCGCCTCAGTGTGGCTGGCTGCCTGGCTGGTTTGCTTTAGCTGTTTTTGAAGAtaaatactattattattattatttatgttgcCTGTTGTCCACTGTAGCATTAGGAATCATGCCATTCCTTACTGCCTTTTGAAACTTCACTCCCACACCCTCCGCAAGCGAACAGCAGCGGAGCTAACCTGGTGGCTCACCAGGCAGCAGGGGTCATGGAATAGACTTCGCCGGGTAGCCAACCCCCACACCCCGACCTGCCAGCTCCGAAGGGGCAGTTGGCAGACTGTGGGGAGGACAAATTAGGTGACCTAGCATTCATGTGTGTGTAAATGCATCAACCAGCAAATTGGTGGGACAGTCCACAAAAGAAGGTTggcacagcaaagcagagcagagcaacgcagaggaaagcagagcaagaCAAATCAAAGCCCTGCTAGGGAAAAGAAAGCGGCTTAGGGAAAAGCAATGATAAGCAGggccaggaaaagcaaagcacagcacagccaggaaaGGCAATGCAGagcaaggcaaagcaaagcagagcaaaatagcacaagtaaaaatgaaagcagttctagaaaaggcaaagcaaaggaaagcaaagcagtctGACGCAAAGGAAAGTACAGCAGGggtaggaaaagcaaagcagcacatggaaaagaaaagcaatgccaggaatacaaaacaaagcaaaacaaaggaaagcatggccagaaaatgtaaaacaaagcaGGGCCTGGGAAGACAAAGCACAGcgaagcaaagcaaagcagcacatGGAAAAGCAAATCAGTGTCAGGAAGTGAAGGGAAAGTAAACCACAGTAAATCAAAGCCggggcagaaaaggaaagaaaaacagtagaaagaaaagaaaataaaagcatggcCAGAAAAGGCAAATCAGAGacatgcaaagcaaagcaaaaggaaattaccacaaggaaaagcaaagcattgtcgtgaaagacaaagcaaacaaaatcaaacagatCAAGGtaaggcaaagcagagcagggttacaaaaagcaaaccaaagcagagaaggaataaaaaagtaGTGCcaggaacacaaaacaaagcatggaCAGGAAAGGTAAAGCAAAGTAAGGCAAAGCAAAGTAAAGTAAAGAAGCATGagtaaaagcaaagcagtgctAGGAAAGGTTATCTCTTTACAAACAGAtacataaatcacagaatcacagaattttctaggttggaagagacctcaagatcatcaagtccaacctctgacctaacactaatagtccccactaaaccatatccctaagctctacatctaaatgtcttttaaagacctccagggatggtgactccaccacttccctgggcagcccgttccagtgtctaacaaccctttcggtaaagaagttcttcctaacatacaacctaaaactcccctggtgcaacttaagcccattccccctcgtcctgtcaccaggcacatgggagaacagaccaacccccacctcgctacagcctcccttcaggtacctgtagagagcaataaggtcacccctgagcctccttttctccaggctgaacaagcccagctccctcagccgctccccgtaagacttgttctccaggcccctcaccagcttcgtagcccttctctggactcgctcgagcacctccatgtccttcttgtagcgaggggcccaaaactgaacacagtactcgaggtgcggcctcaccagagccgagtacacCTAAAGTACCCCTACACATAAAGTACCcctatatattatatatcatatctatatatatatttccctatACGAAAAGCAACCCTAACAGGAAcactgagccgaaccctaaTTAGGACCGTAAATAACACATACGGAACAACTTTATCCCATGAAAAAGTGATTCCAACGGAAGACTTTAGGTACACCTGAACTCCCTTGAGGAGCCTTTatgcaaccccacacacaacaggactttgctccttctttctttccaaacaaTCCTAATAATATCCATTACAGTAAAGCTACCCATAACCCTAATACAGACCATAAACCTAACACTAAACCTAAGAGTACCCCTCACCTAAATCCTAACACTAAACGTAAAataaaccctaaccctaaccaaACCCTAATCTAATCCTAAACATATTCTTAAACCTAAACTTAAACCTAGAACAAACCCCTAACtataaccctaaccctaaactAAAACCTTAACCCTAAAGCTAAACCTAATCATACACCTAAACAGAACGACTAACCAAAACActaaacctaaccctaaacATAACATTAAAATTGAAACTTAAAATAACCCTAAACCCAAAACCTAACCTTAAACCTGAAACTAAAACTAGGCCTAAAATTAAACCTAAAGGAACACCCTAAAACAAATCCCAAAACCTAATCCTAACCACTAAAAGTAACCCTAACACTAAGCCTAACCGTAACCCTAGCCCAGATCCTAAACTTCATCATATCCCTAATGATGACCCTTAAAAAAGACGTATGGccccactttctcccatcaaaaagtgctcccaatGCAAGCTTTAGGGTACACATGAACTCCCTTGGGGAGCATTTATGCAACCCCACACGcaacaggactctgcactttctctctctttccaaacaCTAACAACTCTAACCCTAACCCAACCCCAGCCctaaaaatacaacaaatcCTAAACGTCCAGAGCTAGCCCTGGGCAGCT from Oxyura jamaicensis isolate SHBP4307 breed ruddy duck unplaced genomic scaffold, BPBGC_Ojam_1.0 oxyUn_random_OJ142, whole genome shotgun sequence carries:
- the LOC118158784 gene encoding olfactory receptor 14C36-like; translated protein: MPNHSSVSEFLLLAFADTRELQLLHFALFLGIYLAAFLGNGLILTAIACDHCLHTPMYFFLLNLALLDLGCISTTLPKAMANSLWDSRAISYQGCAAQVLFFIFFFGSEYSLLTVMAYDRYVAICKPLHYGSLLGSRACAQMAAAAWGSGFLYSVLHTANTFSLPLCQGNAVDQFFCEIPQILKLSCSDAYRREVELLVFSFSLVFGCFVFIVFSYVQIFRAVLRMPSEQGRHKAFSTCLPHLAVVLLLISTAMFAYLKSPSVPSPSLDLVVAVLYSVVPPAVNPLIYSMRNPQLKNAMRKLWRFLCK